The genome window GATTCTTAACCATGTAGTGCTGTCAATGAATGTCATCTTTCATTCAACAACTctgcaatttctttttaaaggaaattaaaaattttgcttTTGATTTCTGAATAATATAGTGagagaatatttaatttttatgttataCATATTTTCAGTTTTGTCATAATAACGATGAACATTTGATCCTTTTATTAATGattctattaaaattaattgttataatTTAGAGATCATAGTTGACCAGGTAATTATTCAATATTACATCCTATTTATCATCTTCCGCAAAAATTACTCAACTCCGTGATATAGTAGTTAGAAatgcaaaaatatatataattgacctCCATTAAtctaataatgttttttttttaaatcaatataATGAATGCTAATGGTTTGCGTTTCTGTCCACTAAAGTGTAAGTTGAAATGTTATTTATGGGcaaaaaaagataaatagaATGCAAACTTTCATCAATAGTTTTAatcaactaaaatttttaaagagtaacaaaaattttgacAGATCTATTTATGAAATCACCATAAGCGCCACTCCAATGACAATTTCGATCAATACTAAAAATGACAATACTTATAACAAGTTAGTTGAAGATGCAATTACCTTATaggaaaaattacacttttcgtccataagttataaggtaatttTAGAATTAATCCAAGTATTGATCGTGCTCACTTTTCACCTATAAGCTAGCTATCATTGGTGACTTGgcattgcatttttcgtccttgaattaattttttgtgctcacttttcgtctttAAACTATACTAAAGTTGTAAAATTTTTCCTAATGTTTTGCTAGTAAaatgacgaaaagtgcaatgccaatgataacttagatATGAAATTAAAGTGAATATGACCAATAATTAAGgatgaattttacaattatcatataacttaagaacgaaaaatgtaatttttaatttctactttataattttaggacaaaaaaatttaatttctttaaaaaggATAAAATAAGGCACCCAAACAATAATTGGCGTCCCATTTGACATAATAAAATACCTAAAgtcatcttttaaaaaaaagaaagaaaaaaatgaatggaTATGATCATGATTGGTTTTTCCACATGAATTCAACATTCAACTCCATGTCAATAagtgtacatatattatattgtattatattgatAAATCATTTGTTTGACCCATACTCTAAATCCCCCGACAATCATGGCATAACCTAATCGGCATCATATTTAATAGTTGTCATCCAAAACCTATATAAATTTCACTCCCGCCAACAAAAACTTAATTAGGTTGAACCAACCCCATTATATATTCACGTAGGGGTCTACCTAAATTGTCGTTAAAGTACATCACCGTTCGCCAACCTTTTTGTTGCTTTGTTCTTAAAAATGATAtaactataaatctataatacaAACAAATAATGCATCCTATAATTAATTTTCACCGGCActcttaatatattatctatatagAAATTGCACTTCTTTTTTGGTCACCATATTAATGggataatacattttttttgggGATGATGAGCAAAATGTGCAAGTACTTCCTGAAAGTGTGCGTTGTGGAAATCCCGCTACGTGACTTTAGCCGACAAATTAAAGGGCCACTGCACAacgaggtaaatcagcctataTAAGTTATTCATAGTTGatcaactcaaaccaagaaggtcaacaAGTCACTCCTAAAAGTCGAAACTGAAATTGACAACCAAACTAACCacctgaccaacttggttgggttgCCCTGAAtggttatcattattattgccCTTTAAGTTGGAAATTATTATGCTTAGTGATGTGGTATATCATGTAGTGTACTTTGTATGCAGATACAAACAATCAAATAATGTGGGTTGATGTCGGGCTGCTGCAAGTTGGTGATTAGTTGAGGATGGTAAAATAAGTCGTTGCGGATAGATAGATAATGCATGTGTGTgcacatataattaattaatatataatgaaGAATCAAAGTGGTTGAAATTAAATTGTGAAGATAGATAGCTAGACATACAAGTCGACATCAAGTGAAATGGAACGAACTAAGTTAGGAAGAAGATAGAGAGGGTGAAGAAGATTCATTTCAACATCCAAAGCTCCAATCTTTCTCCTAAAGTGCTGCATACCAACTCCACCTCCTAAAGTAAAAGTCAAGAAACATTGTTCATTTAACTATTCTAATGGAccctttatattttatataggaAAATTCGTGTCGCTGCTGGTacaattgatattattattgatcatataatataaaacataaatttgcaATACAATTATTGATCAACTTAGACTTTACAACATTATGAAACACATTCATCTATCAAttcgtattttttttaaacatggtGATACTGGagtaaaagatatatatatatatatatttgtgtatatatatacaaacatctTGAGGGGGAGAGTGTGAATGAAGTTAAGGAAGGATATGGAAGAGAAGAGAGGCAAACAAGGAGCGTAAGGAGACAGAAAGATTAAAGTGAATCCCCAAAAAAGGGAAAGCttaaatctttattttttttttgtctacttTTTGAAGTTTTGATTCATCCTTTTAAACAAACTTGACTATAATACCTATCTACTCCATCCCTCCCATTTTCAATTCTCCCCAAAGCTATCATCATTTCTATGAAGAATTTTTCAAAAGAGATCGGCCATAGCCCTTGTTGTAGTGGACAGAGACACAATACACTtctccatcttcttcatcaCCACTAGAATTGAACCAATTCCAATGCTTCTAAGATCCTCCATTTCCACAACCAAGAAGTTCTTCCAAAAAACCCTAGACACCTTCAAGTCCTTCCTCTCCAGTGGCTACCAAAAGCTCCCCAAAAGCCCCCCATGCACCCCTTTTCCTTGCCCTGACAATGCACCACACTACAAAGACCTAGAGAGATTCTACTCCGATTTCACAGCCCAGTGGGACGAAACCGAAAAGGGAAAATGCAGGAAGAGAACCAAGAAAAAGGACCCTCCAGACCACTCAAAAGCCCATCAAACACAAGGAGATCAGAAAGGCTCATCTCAGGCAAACTTTAACCCTAATAACCATCAAGGCAAGAAAGGGGAGGATCAGATGGCTCAGAGGAGAAAGAAAATTGTGTACAATGGGAAAAAGTATCAAGAATTTTCAAGGTTGAGAGAGGAGAGGAGTTATGTGGTGGCACAGAAGCTAAAGGAGCTGAAGATGATTGATAACAGCAATGAAGAGCACATGTTGGACGTTGAAGAAATTCTTCATTATTACTCAAGACTCACTTGCCCAGCTTATCTTGACATTGTTGATAAGTTCTTCATGGAAATGTACTCTGAGCTTTTCAGCATTATCCAATCATcccctcatcatcatcatccatacAATTCAAGGTCAGATAATGTGACATCATTTCATGAATTGTATTAGCCCAaattttctcaataaatttattttttgggtaGCTGATCATATCGCCCAGAAATCAACAAGAGAAacagatgatatatatatatatatatataacttgtgCAATAAAATTATTCCATGCTTTTAGTTTTTAGCTGCCTAATTTCATTTCCATGCTATTATCTTGAAATACGAATAAATTATGCCTATCAGATCAAAATTCTCTTTCCTATGCCCATTCTATAGTTTTCTTTTATCTTTGAGTGCCTACTTGTTGAGTCCAGAGTCGAGTTCAACATTTTAGGCATTGACTGCTATGCATGTATTAGAAAATACAGTTACACTTTTATTATCAGTTATAACTTTTGTGTTATATTACTACACATTTGAGTATGATATTAATTGATATTTGCATGTAAAGTTTCCTTTAGTAGTCTTTCCTGTCACCTTTTGCTTTATGAGGAATTCAAAAATAGTAGCATGATTGATTATGTTTGTTAAAAGATGAATGGGTTTAAAGAAAGATTGAAagtaaatttttcaaaatttaaaatattttaatataaaagtgGGTTCACGGTGCTTTTCCGTAACGGTAAAATTTCTAAACAATATTTTAGattaataaacaatttataCTTTGAGacgtactaataataataataataataataataataataataataataatatgatcaaAGAGTGGTTTGACTCACCAAGAAATTATGGACAAAGAAATTTTGCCTTTACTCTAAAGTGAAGTGGCATACAAGCATATTCAATCACAAGGCAACTGTCGTTTTCTATCCTACAAAAACTAAGAGGCTGAATGAACAAGCTGGGCCTTATgaaattccttttcttctctctcagTTTGTACGTAAAAATATAGCCCAGTCCAATAAACAAAAGGTTTTCTGACTTGGGCTTTCAAGCAAGGCTTGTATAGTAGTCAATTGTTACACGATAGACCGTGATCTATTTTGTATTGTGGACCATattctaaaaattatgtgttagtAGTTAATCTATCATGTgcattcagttaataaattatgtgtctgtaaataagttgaatgtatataataatttattaattgaagacatgtaatatatatgataattacaagcataataatttattcaattttgagGGCTTCAACTTAAACTTAAAAGTGGGTTGAACgttatttttgttgtcataGAAAATGTTAGCATATACATACACGAGTTTAGAAAATTTagtgttgaaaattttcatccACCAAGAATTTGGCTGGAAATTTCAATCAATCCACCAAGTTTGGTGGAGAAAGATATATAGTTTCATTCCTTTGTTATATTAGGCAAAAATTTCCTTCCACTGAATTGAAATAGCTAGGTGGATGGATATGATACTTCTGATCCAACCACTTTTAATTGCATAATTCTCAAAGAAAAACAattgagattaaaaaaaaaaaaaagaagaagacaataTTGTTAATTCAAAATACATATTCTCTAGTTGTGGGAGTGTGCATAGGCTtggtatttatacatatttaattttgtcatagAAGGTAGACAAAGGAGGTTTGGGTGACTTCATCCCCAAAGGGACTTGGGAGATTTATTTCACATTTCTTTCCTAATATGTAAtaaggaaaatggtgaaatAAACATTTGaactatttataaaaaaattaattaactctCGAACTACAAAAGATTTTGTATTAGCCCTTGGTGGTGTTGGTGGAGCTTCGCTGCAATGACAATGGTGGTGGAGGTTGCAGTGGCGATGGCATCGTCGTCGCTCGACGGTGTGGAGAAGCAGAGCTTTGGAGAGAAGAGCGGTGTGGAGAAGGAGAGCGTTGTAGACAATCACGATCTTAAATTAGGCTTCTTAAAGAAACAGTCGTAGAAACTACCtgcgttttctttttttttttcttttagtgcGACTGTTTTAGTTAGCAACAATTGTAGATTCTTATTCTAATATTTGCAATTTTGTCATCgtgaattttttttaggaatGCACGCATCACCCTTCTTTTTAGAAGGTTGCAAAAGGTCACTATTCTTTGTTCATTTTTGTACTACTGACATAactttattacggagtatgttTTATCTAACAGCTATAAAATTGTGGGTACATGGGGACAGGAGAATTCTTCACAACTTCTTCATCCTAAGTTGCTTGTTGGATCCATATCGTTGCTCTCTCATGGTCTAGTCACACACACTTTATATGGACCCAACAATTCTAAATCGTTTCCtggacaaaaatttgtgtgagatcaACTATTTCACAGATCTTTACCTGTGATACGGGTCGGgttaagataaaatgtaatacttatattagcaGATGTAATATTAAATTCTGAATAGAATAttcattacttataaggaaaaatataatacttttgacgAAAagaataatacttttacatcaaaatataaattaaagtaacaaacattttaatcttaatttttttttatcaaaccaGAAGGGGAAAACCCCGAGGAAAACCCAAATTTGGGCACTGCCCCTCGCTCTACGGGCACTCGTCACCCGCACAATATCATTAAGGACGAAAGCTTCACTACAAGGAGGGCAAGTTTCTAAATCCACTAGATTTGCTTGTTGTACGTTGTTcattaagtatttatatttgccCGAtttgactcgacccgtctcatggataagaatccgtgagacaatctcacacaaTTCAAGTATGACCCTTAGGATTGAGTTCGGGATAAAAATCTTATTTAAttggtaaataattttttgtgttagtttttttattttttgatccacattaatgaattatttgtccAATCTTTGTTGCGGAGCTCAATATTGTGGAGGAAGAATCAAAGAGAATGAATGTTTTCTCATTACTCAGCAAGAAGGGAAAGCAGAATGTTTTATACACAGAATTGGAGGGAAAGGAAAACTGACTGAACTGCTGCTAACTAACTTCTAACTATAGCTAACAGAAGAGAATTAATACAAAGGctattaattctattttattctCCTAATATCCCCCCTCAAGCTGGATTGTATAGGCTCAACAATCCAAGCTTGGATATGTATTTCTGAAAGGAGCCAGGACAGTGAGCTTTTGTCAAAATGTCTGCTAACTGATTTTCTGAAGCAACATGTAGCAGTTTGATGATGCCTTTGTTCAACTTTTCTCTAACCAAGTGGCAGTCTAGCTCGATATGTTTGGTGCGCTCGTGAAATACTGGATTCTCAGCGATGGCAATAGCGGATTTGCTATCACAATAGACAGTTGCAGTACTTTTGTGATTCACCCCAAGCTCTGTGAGTAGATAGAGAAGCCACTGGACTTCACAAGTAGTAGCTGCCAATGCCCTGTACTCAGCTTCTGATGAGGACTTGGAGATGGTAACTTGCTTCTTAGACTTCCAAGATACCAAGGCATTCCCTAGAAATATGCAGAAACCAGTTACAGATCTTCTAGTGTCCACACAGGCTCCCCAATCTGAATCAGAAAAGGCTTTGAGCTGTAAGTCAGAGGAGGAAGGGAAGAACAGCCCTTGGCCAGGGGCAGCTTTTATATATCTTAGGACTCTTTGAGCAGCTTGTAGGTGCAGATGAGTAGGTTTGTCCAGGAATTGAGACAATTGTTGTGTGGCAAAACTAATATCAGGTCTAGTAATTGTCAAGTATAGAAACTTCCCAATTATCCTCCTGTATCCAGTGTTGTCTTCAAGTAGTTCTCCTTCATTTTTGTTCAGCTTGTGGGATGGAACTGTTGGGCTATGGACAGGCTTGGAATCTGTAAAACCTGTTTCAGAAAGCAATTCAAGGGCATATTTCCTCTGACATACTGCAATGCCCTTCTTCTGTCTTGCCACTTCAAGTCCTAAGAAAAATTTCAAAGGGCCTAAATCTTTTATTTTGAAGTTGGCATTAAGCTGACTTTTAACTTCTTGTATAATTCCCAAATCAGCACTGGCAACTACtatgtcatccacataaacaagtAAAGCTATAAATGAATGACCTTCTCCTTTAGTGAAAAGAGAATTATCAGGTATGGACTGCCTAAACCCCATGTTCTGTAGTGCCAGGGTTAGCTTGGTGTTCCACTGCCTGCTAGCCTGTTTCAAGCCATACAAAGACTTGGTTAATTTGCATACCTGACCAGCCCTTTTGTCTGCAAACCCAAGAGGCAACTGCATATACACTTCCTCCTGCAAATCACCATGAAGAAATGCATTGTTGACATCCATCTGATGAAGGTGCCACTCTTTTGCTGCTGCTACTGCCAGGAGAGTTCTGATGGTTGTCATCTTGGCCACAGGGCTGAATGTGTCAAGGTAATCAATGCCAAGAGTCTGATTGTAACCTTTTGCAACAAGTCTTGCCTTATACCTTTCAATTGTACCATCAGCTTTGTGCTTAACTTTGTAAACCCATTTGCAGCCAATAGGTTTCTTTGAGGGAGGTAGATTGACTATCTCCCAAGTGTTGTTGCTTTCTAAGGCTTTGATTTCCTCTTCCATGGCTTTCCTCCAACACTCATGTTGAACTGCTTCCTTGTAGTTATTTGGCTCAGAATGGCATGATATATTCATTACAAAAGACTGAAATGAGGGATCAAGTTTGCTGTAATCCATAACCTTGTTCATAGTGTGAGGAGAAGTCCTTACTTTTAGGTTGTGGCACACATAGTCCTGTAGATATGTGGGAGTGTGCTTCTGCCTAGTGGATCTCCTGGTGATCTGTTGGTCAGTGTTCACAGAAGGATTGACCTGATGATTTGTCACCCCAGGTGATAGTTCACTGGTTTCTTCACTCAAGGGACCGTGTTCACAACTGTTTTCATCATTAATTCTGACTTGGTTCTGAGGCTGCATGACATCAGGCACTTCTATGGGAATTTCATTCATTGAAGGAAGTATGATTTGGGGAATCCTCTCTTCTTGAGTAGTGTCTTGTTGAAATGGGAAGATGTGCTCATAAAAGATAACATCCCTAGACAGCAGTAGTTTCTTGGACACAAGGTCATACACTTTGTATCCTTTTGTAGCAGTGGCACATCCAAGGAAAACACATTTCTTGGCCCTAGCATCCAGTTTGGATTTGGGACTGACTATAGTGGCATTGGCTAGGCAACCAAACACTTTCAAGTTCTGGTATTGTGGAACCCTTTTAAGTAGCACTTGATATGGAATCTGATCATTGATGGCAGCTGAGGGCAACCTGTTAATTATGTAAGCTGCATGCAATATGCATTCACCCCAAAAGGCTTCAGGTAGATTGGCCTGAAATATGAGTGCCCTAGCAGTGGCTAAAAGATGGCCATGTTTTCTTTCAACCCTGCTGTTCTGTTGAGGAGTGTAAGTACATGAGGTCTGATGCACAATCCCTTTCTGACTAAAGAACTCTTCCATGTTGAATTCCCATCCATTATCAGACCTTATACATTTCACACTGGAAGCAAACTGATTTTCAACAAGCCTGCAAAATCCTGTGATCAAGTCCCTAACCTCAGACTTCATCTTCATCATGTATACCCACACTGCTCTGCTATGATCATCTAATATGGTAAGAAAATAGTGATGACCATGAATGGTAGCTACCTTGTAGGGTCCCCATATATCCACATGTAACAAATCAAAGCAGTTAGTTGACAATGAACTACTAGACTGAAATGGAAGCCTCTTTTATTTAGCAAAGTGACAACAGTCACATATCAAACTTTTATTGATCTG of Ipomoea triloba cultivar NCNSP0323 chromosome 3, ASM357664v1 contains these proteins:
- the LOC116014134 gene encoding uncharacterized protein LOC116014134, encoding MLLRSSISTTKKFFQKTLDTFKSFLSSGYQKLPKSPPCTPFPCPDNAPHYKDLERFYSDFTAQWDETEKGKCRKRTKKKDPPDHSKAHQTQGDQKGSSQANFNPNNHQGKKGEDQMAQRRKKIVYNGKKYQEFSRLREERSYVVAQKLKELKMIDNSNEEHMLDVEEILHYYSRLTCPAYLDIVDKFFMEMYSELFSIIQSSPHHHHPYNSRSDNVTSFHELY